Below is a genomic region from Cohaesibacter intestini.
TGGGCGACTTCGGAGATGTTGGTTACAATCTCGCGGGTGCCTTCGGCGGCCTGCTGAATATTGTGAGAAATCTCGTTGGTCGATGCATTCTGCTGCTGCACCGCTGCGCTGATGGCGGTGGTATATTCGCTGATTTCCGTCATCTTGGTGGCAATGGCGCGAATGGCTCCCACGGACGCGTCAGACGAGGACTGGATGGCCTGAATACGGCTGGCAATGTCCTCGGTCGCCTTGCCTGTCTGGGCCGCCAGATCCTTTACTTCAGCGGCGACAACGGCAAAGCCATGGCCCGCTTCTCCGGCCCGGGCTGCCTCGATGGTGGCGTTCAGTGCCAACAGATTGGTCTGTTCGGAAATGTCGCGGATGAGTGAAACAACCTCACCGATCTTTTCTGCCGCACTGGCAAGGCCTGCCACCTTGGCATCGGTTTCATTGGCTTCGATGGATGCGGCGCTGACCAGATCATTGGTCCGATGGACCTGCTCGCCAATCTCGGCGATGGACGATGTCATCTCGGTGCTGGCGGCAGCCATCATCTGGACATTTTCAGCGGAATGGCCAGATGCCTCATTGACCGAGTGGGCGCGTTCGGAAGTGGCCGTTGATTGGTCATTGAGGGCTGACGCCGACTGGTGCATCAGTTCCGCGCGGGTCGAGACGGTTTCAAGCGACTGCTGGATTTTCGAGCGGAAGTCATTGAGCAGTGCGTCAATGCGCATTTGCCGTTCGCGCTGCTGCTCAAAATGCTGCTCGCTCTCCCTTTCCAGTTTTTGCCGTTCAAGGGCATTGTCCTTGAAAATGGCGATGGCCTGGCTCATGGAGCCGATCTCGTCAGTGCGATCTCGGCCTGTTGCTTCGACCGTGAGGTCGTTCTTTGCCAGCCGCAGCATCACGGAGGTCAATTGATGCAGGGGCTTGGTGAGCAATTTGTTCAGCGCAATCGCCAAAACGGCAATGGTCAGCAAGAAGAAGAAGAGCTTCGAGCCCATACTCATCATTGAGGCGTCTTCGCGGGTCTCAATCAGGCTTGTATTGGCGGCGTTCAACTCGGCGGTATATTGCTTGGTCTGGTCGGCGACCTTCTCGCGTTCGGCTTGGCTGGCTTTCACCAGTGTTTCCCGCTCAGCATGCAGGCGCTCGTCAAGTTCCTTGATCAGCTTCTCTGACTTTGCGCGCAGAGCCAGCAACTCGTCATTGGCGACGGCGACTTCCAAAACCCCCCGAACCTTTTCCTTCGGATCATGGCAGCTTTGGCAGTCTTCGGCATTTTTCAGGATGAAGTAGGAATAGGTGATGGTGATTTCTTCGCCATCATCATTTTTCAGGCTTGATTCAAGACTCTCATGATTGGAATCCTTGGCCAGCGCCTGATCCAGCACTGCCTTGCGGTCGGTCGAGATCTTGACGGAGTCTTCTTCATCACGCAGCTCGAAAGCGTCTGACTCGACGAAGCGATTGACCTTCTGAATGGTCTTGTTGTCACGGAAAGCAAGTTCGCCATCTGCGCGCCAGAGATTGATGGCGGCGATCTGATCATTTTCCAGCAGGATATCCATCTGGTCGACGGCGGCTTCCGCGTCACCAGACATCATTGCCGAGCTGACCAGCGAGGCAATGGACAGCGAGATGCCATTGCGCGTGCCTTCCAGAAAGGCGGCCTTATGTTCGCTCTCGGCCGTCAATTTCTTGGTGGAAAGGGACTGCGACAGTTCCTGATGATTTTCCTTGGAAGCAAGCAAACCAGACATCAGTTCCTGAATTTGGTGATCCTTCTCCTCGACAATATCACGCATCTGGCCAGTGAGTGCTTCGGTGCGATCATAGACACTCTGGGTTATCGAGTGGGTCAGAAGCGTGTCCGCAACGAATGCGAAGGCGACAAGTGCGAAGATCGCGGCGATGATCTTTGCACTCAGGGACCTGAAATGTTTCATCATTTCTCGTTGTCTTTCTTGCCAGAACTTTGGGCAGGAACACTTGGTTCAGGTTCGATTTCCACCAGCTGAATGACGTGGCGCGGTTATTAAGTAATAGAGCAATAATTCGATAAAATTGCCTTAATTGCGTGCTCTTGCATCGTTTCAACGTGGATGAATGTGGGAAATCGGGCGATTTGCAACTTTAGTTTAAAAGGTTGTGTTTTTTCGCGGTGACGCACTATTAGGTGTTTGGCCGATGAGGATGTCTTGGGATCCTTGATCCATAAGGGGCGGACTTTCACGAAGTCGTTTTTGGACATCTGCATCAAAGGCGAAGCGTTTGGGGCACTTTGTGCTGGTCAGAGGGCGGTATCGGCGTGTAGTAATGTCGGGTCAGATATATGGAGGGACGCTCATGCATGTTGTTGATTTGAATGCGGATCTGGGGGAAAGCTTCGGCGCCTATACGATCGGCGATGATGGCGCGATGCTTGATATCATCAGTTCAGCCAATGTGGCTTGCGGCTTTCATGGCGGCGATGCCTTGGTCATGCATGACACTCTGGCCTTGGCCAAGGAAAAGGGCGTCGCCATTGGTGCTCATCCGGGCTTTCAGGATCTCTGGGGCTTTGGTCGCCGTCCCATTCAGGGCGAGAAACCTTCCGACATTGAAAAACAACTGGTCTATCAGCTTGGCGCAATCCTTGGGGTGGCCAAGGCCGTTGGCGTGAGCGTCGGGCATTTTAAGGTGCATGGGGCGCTGAATAATATGGCCTGCGTCGATGCAGACTTGGCGATGGCGACCGCACGGGCGCTGAAGTCGGTTGATCCGGATCTGATCTATCTGGTCATGCCGGGCAGCGAGATGGAAAAGGCCGGCGAAAAGCTGGGCCTTAACATTGCCCGCGAGATTTTTGCCGACCGGGCCTATGAGGATACGGGCATGCTGGTGTCACGCAAATTGCCCGGCGCGATGATTGAGGATACCGATGAAGCCGCACGGCGGATGGTGGATTTCGTTACCAACGGCATTGTCGAAAGCGTCAATGGCAAGCGCATGCCGGTGGCCATCGATTCCATTTGCGTTCACGGGGACAATCCCCATGCGGTGGCAACGGCACGCAAGGTGCGGGCGGCGCTGGAAGCGGCAGGGGTCACCATCCGGCCTATGGTTGAAAGCCTGAGGGCTGGTTGATGGCAGTGCAGTTCCTCGCCTCCGGCGATACCGGGCTGACAGTGCAGTTTGGCTTTGACGTTGATCGGGCTCTGAGTGCCCAGATCATGGCTTTGCGGGCGGCGGTGGATGATGCCGGTTTGGCTGGTGTGATCGAAACCGTTCCGACCTATCGCTCACTGCTGGTCCATTACAACCCTATGGAGACCTCGCAATCGAAATTGATTGCCGCTTTGAAGCCGATGATTGCCCAGCTGGATTCGGGCAAGAATGACAAAGCGCGGACCTTTTCCTTGCCGCTCTGCTGGGAAGGGGACTTTGCGACCGATCTCACCCATGTCGCCGATTTCGCCAAGATGAGCCCGGAAGAGGTGATTTCGGTGATCACCCAGACGGATTATTTCATCTATATGCTCGGTTTTGCGCCGGGGATGCCCTATATGGGCGATTTGCCCGAGGCGCTGAATATTCCGCGCAAAAAAGTACCGGTCAAGCGGGTGGAAAAAGGCTCTGTGATGGTCGCCACTGGCCTGACCGTCATCTATCCATCGGCCAATCCGACCGGCTGGCATGTGGTGGGGCGCTGCCCTGTGCCGGTTTTTGATCTCGGGCGGGCAGATCCGGTTCTGCTGTCGCCGGGGGATCGGGTGCGGTTCCGGGCGGTCGATGGGGCGGAATTTGCCGATATCGAAGGCCGAGTGGCCGACGGACGCTTTGATCTTGAGGAGTTGGCGGGATGACCAAAGCTGTGTTGGAAATCGTCAATCCGGGCATGATGGCCACCATCCAAGATTTCGGGCGCTTCGGCTATCAGGCCAAAGGGGTGCCGACCTCTGGCGCGCTAGATTTTGTCAATTTGCGCCTTGCCAATCGGCTGGTTGGCAATGAAGAGGGTCAAGGAGCGCTGGAATTCCGCATCATGGGGCCAACCATCCGGGTATTGGCGGATAGCGTGCGGATCGCTCTGACTGGTACCGAAGCCGTCATCGAGCTGATGGAGCCGGTGGCGAAGCGCGTGCCTTCTTATCAGTCCGTCACCTTGCAAAAAGGCGCTTTGTTTAAGGTCGGTGTGACGGCAGACACGGCGGTTGCCTATCTGGCGGTGGAGGGCGGCTTTGATGTGCCGGACGTCTATGCCAGCCAGTCAACCTACATGTCCGGCGGTTTTGGCGGGTTCGAAGGTCGAGCTTTGCAAGTCGGGGATCTCCTGCCGCTTGCACTTGCAAGTGTGCCGGATCGACACGAGCAGGTGTGTGATGCTCCCCTTTTGCTGGACAGCACCGACCCGATCCGGGTGGTGCCGGGGCCGCAAAAGGATTATTTCAGTAAGGCTGGCCTCAAGACCTTCTTCTCGGAAAGTTATGTGATTTCAGGCGATTCCAACCGCATGGGGTCGCGGCTCGAAGGGGCGCCGGTAGCGCATGAGAAGGGCGCGGATATCAATTCCGACGGCATTGTCACCGGAGCCATTCAGGTGCCGGGCAATGGCTTGCCGATTGTGCTGCTGGCCGATCATCAGACGACGGGTGGCTATCCGAAAATCGGCTGTGTCGCAAGCGCCGATTTGCCGCGCCTTGGTCGGATGAAGCCGGGCTGTGCATTGACTTTCAGCGCGGTGACGGTGGCGCAGGCGGAAAAAGCCCGCCGATTGCTTGAGCAACAGCTTGCCCAGTCCATCGCAGCTTTCAAGGCGGTGCCAAGTGAACAAGAGCAGTTCTGGAATCATCTGGCTGAATGCAATCTCATTGACGGGGTTGTGGGATCGTAGATTTGTTATTCTTACGTTCAAGTAATGCCCTTTGCATGTAAGTCTAACTGACGTAAGTCGGGCTGATGATACGTGTAATCAATCTATCTGGTGTGATGTTTTCACATTTGAGTGATTGTTTTCTCTTGCTTTTTCTCTCTCTTATACCAAGGGGCAGTCCTGCTCTAATTGTTAGGGCTGGAAATCACTTGCCTTGATCGATATGTTGCGGCCACTCAATTGGCAGGTTCGGTGAGTGGACCTTGCCGAACAATCGGTTCGATGAGCCGGAGGGAAGCATATGCAGATCTGCCGTAGCAAGGCTGAGATCAGAGCGCTTGTGCGCCAGTGGCGTCAAGCCGGGCAACTGGTGGGCCTTGTGCCGACCATGGGTTACCTGCATGAGGGGCATATGTCGCTTGTGCGGATGGCTGCGGACAAGGCGAACCGGGTGGTGGTGTCGATCTTTGTCAATCCGACCCAGTTTGGCCCGAATGAAGATCTCGACAGCTATCCCCGTGATGAAGCCCGTGATTTGGCCTTGCTGGAGGCTGAAGGGGTGGATGCGGTCCTGATGCCGGATGTCGCGGAGATGTATTCGACCATGGGGGACAGTCTGGTCGAGGTGCCCGGTCTGTCCAGCATCCTTCAGGGTGCATTGCGACCGGGGCATTTTCGCGGTGTTACGACGGTCGTCACCAAGCTGTTCAACATCGTCACCCCAGACATCGCAGTGTTTGGTGAGAAAGACTATCAGCAGCTGACGGTGATCCGGCAGATGGTGCGAGATCTCGATGTGCCGGTCGATATCATTGGTCACCCGACAGTGCGGGAGGATGATGGACTGGCCATGTCCTCGCGCAATGTTCGGCTGCTTCCATCCCATCGGGCACAGGCCGTGCTTTTGTCCAGATCATTGAAACGAGCCGCCGAGATGATGGCCGATGACCCAACGGTCGAAGAGCTGCAGGAGGCCATTCGCAAGGTGTTGGCCGAAGCCCCGGACGGGGTCGTCAAAAGCGTCGATATTCGCGATGCCCGCTCGTTGGACCCTTTGAAAGGGGCATTGAAGGGCGCTGCTGTCATTCTGCTTGCGGTGCAGTTCGGCTCGGTTCTGCTGATCGATCAACAGGTGGTTTACCCGGATTGAGCCGATGGCTCCCGTCCACCCAGTCAAAATTCCAAGAGGTTCTATCATGAGCGCGCAAAAACAGGTTCGCCGCATCACTGTGCCACAAATCGCGGCCCGCAAGGGTGGCGAGCCGATTGTTTCCCTCACGTCCTATCACGCCCATACGGCAGCGATTGTCGATCAATATGCCGATTTCATTCTGGTTGGCGATAGCCTCGGCATGGTGATGCATGGGATGGAATCGACCGTCGGTGTGTCGCTTGAGCTGATGATCATGCATGGCAAGGCAGTGGTGCGGGGCACTGAAAAGGCCCTTGTGGTGGTCGATATGCCATTCGGCTCCTATGAGGAAAGCCCGTCGGTGGCCTTTCGCAATGCGGCCCATATCATGAAGGAAACCCAGTGCGGGGCGGTGAAGCTGGAAGGTGGCAAGCGAATGGCGGAGACGATCCGGTTCCTGACAGAGCGCGGCATTCCGGTGATGGCCCATATCGGCCTGACGCCACAATCGGTCCACACGATGGGTGGCTTTAAGACCCAAGGGCGGCAGGAAGCGGAATGGGAACAGCATTTCGAGGATGCCCGTGCGGTGAGCGAAGCCGGGGCTTTCGCTCTGGTGCTCGAAGGTATGGTTGAGCCGCTGGCCGCCGAAATCACCCGTCGGGTGGCCATTCCAACCATTGGCATTGGTGCCTCGGCGGTGTGTGACGGGCAGATTTTGGTGCTGGAAGACATGCTCGGCTTCAATCCCAAGCCGCCGAAATTCGTCAAGGTCTATGGCAATCTCGGTGAGCAGATCGACCAAGCGGTCAAGAGCTATGCAGAAGAGGTGAAAAACCGCACCTTCCCAAGCGAGAGCCAGATTTATCGCTGAGGCTCGCGGAATTCTCATTTCGTCAACATGGCCTAGAGATTTCTCATTCGATTGCTGGTAAAGAGGGGCCAAAGCTGGTCCGTCCCATCTTGGAGACTGCGCCAAATTCAGCGCGATCCTGAGCCTGACGGACCTGAGACCCTAGAAAGACCAGCAACCGCTTGCATTTGCGCAGATGGTTGCCAAGAGGATGGAGTTTTCCATGAGCCAAGCTGAGTTCGTGATCCGCCGCCCAGACGACTGGCATCTGCATTTGCGCGATGGTGCCATGTTGAATGCTGTTCTGCCCCATACCAGCGCCAATTTCGCCCGTGCGATCATCATGCCCAATCTGGTGCCGCCAGTGGTCACCGTTGCCGATGCCACTGCTTACCGTGAGCGGATCATGGCGGCTTTGCCCGAAGGCCACCAGTTCGAGCCACTGATGACCCTTTATCTGACTGAAGCGACCGATCCGGCAGATGTGGAAGAGGGCGTGAAGCAAGGGCTGATCAAGGCGTTGAAGCTCTATCCTGCAGGGGCGACCACCAATTCGGACAGCGGCGTGCGGGTGATTGAAAAGATCTATCCGGTGCTTGAGAAAATGGCCGAGATCGGTGTGCCACTCTGCGTTCATGGGGAAGTGACGGACGCGGATATTGACATTTATGACCGTGAGGCGGTGTTTATCGAGCGCGTCCTGTCGCCAATCCGGGATCGCTTTCCGGATTTGCGCATCGTGATGGAGCATATCACCACGGAAGATGGGGTGGCGTTTGTCAATGAGGCGGGCGACAATATTGCGGCCACCATCACCACCCATCACCTGATCATCAACCGTAATGCCTATCTGGTCGGGGGCATCAAGCCGCATTATTATTGCCTGCCGGTGGCCAAGCGCGAGAAGCATCGTCTGGCCTTGCGGGCGGCGGCGACCTCGGGCCGTGCGAAATTCTTCCTTGGAACCGATTCCGCACCGCATCCGACCCATGCCAAGGAAAGCGCCTGCGGCTGCGCGGGCATTTACACCTCGATCAACACAATCAGCTGTCTTGCCCATGTGTTTGAGGAAGAGGGTGCACTCGACAAGCTCGAAGCCTTTGCTTCGCTCAATGGTCCGGCTTTCTATCGTCTGCCGGTCAATGAAGAGACCATCCGCCTTTACAAGAGCGATGCGCCGCTGGAACTGCCCAGCACGGTGGCAGTTCAGAGTGAGACCGTGACGGTGTTTGATCCCGGTTTCCCGCTTCATTGGCGGCATGAAGACATGCGCTAAGCCCTCTGAAGCAACGAAAAAAGCCCTGCCAACATCCGTCGGCAGGGCTTTTTCTTGATGGGGTCGTTTAGCGAGTCACATGGACCGCGCAGTTGGCGTGGCGGACGACACGGGCGGCAGTGGAGCCGAGGAAATAGTCCTGCAAACCCGGACGGTGAGAGGCGACCACGATCAGATCAATGTCATGATCGTCGGCATATTCGACGATGGCTGTGCCTGCATGTCCGTCAATGACGACGATTTCGGCATCGGGGAAAATGGTGGCCTTTTCCTTCAGATCATGCTTGATCTTGTCGCGGGCCTCGATGCGCACTTCCTTGGGGACCTGGGCTGCCACATAGGCTGGTACTGCGTCAAGCACATGGATCAGGGTGACCTTGCCGCCCTGATCAGCCAGCACTTTGGCTGCTGCCAAAGCGGCGGATGGATCATGGTCGGCGTCAAAGGCGACGGGAACCAGAATATTCTTGTACATCTATTCCTCCACTCTGTGGAACAATCACGCCCCGGCCGGGATCGCTGTTCCAACTTGTTTCATTCGGGCCGCTGCAGCATTGGCGTCCTCATACGCTGATGCTGTGAATTTCGGTGGGTCGGCATGCTGCCTTTTGTCAGGCAATTGGCCGAAAAGATCAGCTTTGTTTTGTTGCTAGCTGAGTTCGGCCCTTATCATATCATGAGCCTCGTCTTCCAACACATTATTTCGCTATATCAATTCGTTGGAGTGTGTTGATGCTCTGTGGGATGGTGGGATCTTTGGCGGATGAGAGGCTTTGAGTTGTCGGCCGGTTGTGCTTGACCGCGCGATCCGCTCGCAGAATTTTTTCACTGCGAGCGGGCTTGTCAGAGTCTCTTCTCCGGGATGGATCAGAGCACGGCCTCGAACAGGGCACGGACATTGCCCGCATTCAGTTCAATCGGGTTGCCGCCGCAGGACGGATCCTTCAGCGCGCCTTCAATCAGTTTATCGATATCCGGGTCGGTGACCCCAAGGCCGGCCATACGCTTTGGAATGTTGAAGCTGTCGTTGAATTCATCGACAAAGGCGCAGAAGCCATCAAAGCCACCGCTGAGGCCGAGATATTCGGTGACAATGTTGAAGCGGGCTTCAATGGCCGGGCGGTTAAATTGCAGCACTGCGGGCATGCAGACCGCGTTGGTGGTGCCGTGATGGGTGTGATACATGGCACCGAGCGGGTGGCTGAGCGCATGAATAGCGCCAAGTCCCTTCTGGAAGGCGGTGGCACCCATGGCGGCGGCGGACATCATGTGGGCGCGGGCCTCGATGTCAGAGCCGTCCTTATAGGCGCGGGGCAGGTTTTCGACCACTAGGCGCATGCCTTCAAGCGCAATGCCCTGGCTCATTGGATGATAGAAGGGTGAGGAGAAGGCTTCCACGCAATGGGCAAAGGCATCAAGGCCTGTACCTGCGGTGATGGCTGGCGGCATGCCGACCGTTAGCTCCGGGTCACAGATGACGATGCTTGGCAGGACCTTTGGATGGAAGATGATTTTCTTCTCGTGGGTCTGGGAATTGGTGATGACGCTGGCGCGGCCGACTTCTGAGCCCGTGCCTGCAGTGGTTGGTACGGCAACGATGGGCGCGATGGCGTCTGCATCGGCGCGGGTCCACCAGTCACCAATATCTTCAAAATCCCAGATCGGGCGGGTTTGGCCAGCCATGAAAGCGACCATTTTTGCCAGATCAAGGCCAGAGCCACCGCCAAAAGCGATGACGCCATCATGGCCACCGGCCTTATAGGCAGCGACACCGGCATCGAGATTGTTCTCGTTCGGGTTCGGGTCCACCTCGCTGAAGATGGCGCGGCCAAGGCCTGCGGCTTCCATCACATCGAGGGTGGACTGGGTGACAGGCAAAGCGGCAAGGCCCCGGTCGGTGACCAGCAGCGGCTTGGTGATGCCAGCCTGCGCACAGGCTGCGCCCAACTCCGCGATGCGACCCGCACCGAATTTGATGGCGGTTGGGTAATTCCAGTTTCCTACGAGATTCATTTGGTCACCTTCTTGAGATGATAAGATTTTGGACGGGTCAGATTGTGGAAGCCGATGACCGACAAACCACCGCCGCGACCAGTTTGTTTGCAGCCGGTCCAGCAGAGGCCCGGATCGAGATAGTCGGCGCGATTCATGAACACGGTGCCGGTTTCGATCTGGTCACCAACCGCAATGGCGCGGTCGACATCTTGGGTCCAGAGGCTGGCGGTGAGGCCGAAGTCGCTGTCATTCATCAGGGCGATGGCTTCTGCATCATCCTTGACCTTCATGATGCCGACGACCGGGCCGAAGCTTTCCTCGCGCATCACTCGCATGTCATGGGTGACATTGGTCAGGATTTGCGGGGTCAAATATGCGCCGCCGTCATCTTCAGCAAAGGTGTCGATATGGGCGACGGCTCCGGCCTTAAGGGCCTCGGCGATCTGGGCACGGACTTCGTCGGCAAAGCGCACATTGGCCATCGGGCCCATGGTGGTTTCCGCGTCGAGCGGGTTGCCCAGCTTGTAGCCTTTGACAATGGCAATGGCTTTCTCAAGGAAAGCATCATAGAGGCTCTCATGGACATAGATCCGCTCGATGCCACAGCAACATTGGCCGGAATTGAACATGGCGCCATCGATCAGGGTGTCGACGGCGGCGTCCAGATCCGCATCTTCCATCACATAGCCCGGATCCTTGCCGCCAAGCTCGGTGCCAACACCGGTAAAGGTGCCCGCGGCCGCCTGTTCCATCGCCACGCCACCGCCAACGGAGCCGGTGAAATTGATGAAATCGAAGCTGTTGTCGGCGATCAGGGCCGAGGTGGTGCCATGATCAAGGAAGAGATTCTGGAACACATCTTCCGGCACGCCAGCTGCATGGAAGGCTTCGGCCATGCGCTCACCGACCAGCAGGGTCTGGGTGGCATGTTTCAGCATCACTGTGTTGCCTGCGATCAGTGCCGGAGCAACCGTGTTGATGGCGGTCATGAAAGGATAGTTCCAAGGGGCGACCACAAAGACCACGCCTTGGGGGATGCGCTTGATGAAGCGTTTGAAGGTGGCATCTTCGCCCACTTCGATATCGGCCAGCGACTCTTCGGCAATCTTGGCCATGTGCGAGGCGCGCTCGTTGAAGCCTCCAAATTCGCCGCCATAGCGCACTGGACGACCCATCATTTTGGCCAGTTCTGGCACGATGGTGTCATTCATCTCGCCCACTTTGGCAACGCCCGCCATGACAAGCGCGATGCGTTCGCTCAATGGGCGCGCGGCCCATGCGGTTTGGGCTGTGCGGGCCTTGTTGACGGCCTCTTTTGCTGCCTCGAGCGACAGGGCCGGTCTTTCGGCAAAGACCGATCCGTCGATTGGCGAGATACAGGTCAGCATCTTCATTCTTTACGTCCTTGACTGGTGCGGCGGTTAGGCTTTTTCAAAACCGCGCGCG
It encodes:
- a CDS encoding LamB/YcsF family protein gives rise to the protein MHVVDLNADLGESFGAYTIGDDGAMLDIISSANVACGFHGGDALVMHDTLALAKEKGVAIGAHPGFQDLWGFGRRPIQGEKPSDIEKQLVYQLGAILGVAKAVGVSVGHFKVHGALNNMACVDADLAMATARALKSVDPDLIYLVMPGSEMEKAGEKLGLNIAREIFADRAYEDTGMLVSRKLPGAMIEDTDEAARRMVDFVTNGIVESVNGKRMPVAIDSICVHGDNPHAVATARKVRAALEAAGVTIRPMVESLRAG
- a CDS encoding iron-containing alcohol dehydrogenase, with amino-acid sequence MNLVGNWNYPTAIKFGAGRIAELGAACAQAGITKPLLVTDRGLAALPVTQSTLDVMEAAGLGRAIFSEVDPNPNENNLDAGVAAYKAGGHDGVIAFGGGSGLDLAKMVAFMAGQTRPIWDFEDIGDWWTRADADAIAPIVAVPTTAGTGSEVGRASVITNSQTHEKKIIFHPKVLPSIVICDPELTVGMPPAITAGTGLDAFAHCVEAFSSPFYHPMSQGIALEGMRLVVENLPRAYKDGSDIEARAHMMSAAAMGATAFQKGLGAIHALSHPLGAMYHTHHGTTNAVCMPAVLQFNRPAIEARFNIVTEYLGLSGGFDGFCAFVDEFNDSFNIPKRMAGLGVTDPDIDKLIEGALKDPSCGGNPIELNAGNVRALFEAVL
- a CDS encoding aldehyde dehydrogenase family protein encodes the protein MKMLTCISPIDGSVFAERPALSLEAAKEAVNKARTAQTAWAARPLSERIALVMAGVAKVGEMNDTIVPELAKMMGRPVRYGGEFGGFNERASHMAKIAEESLADIEVGEDATFKRFIKRIPQGVVFVVAPWNYPFMTAINTVAPALIAGNTVMLKHATQTLLVGERMAEAFHAAGVPEDVFQNLFLDHGTTSALIADNSFDFINFTGSVGGGVAMEQAAAGTFTGVGTELGGKDPGYVMEDADLDAAVDTLIDGAMFNSGQCCCGIERIYVHESLYDAFLEKAIAIVKGYKLGNPLDAETTMGPMANVRFADEVRAQIAEALKAGAVAHIDTFAEDDGGAYLTPQILTNVTHDMRVMREESFGPVVGIMKVKDDAEAIALMNDSDFGLTASLWTQDVDRAIAVGDQIETGTVFMNRADYLDPGLCWTGCKQTGRGGGLSVIGFHNLTRPKSYHLKKVTK
- a CDS encoding methyl-accepting chemotaxis protein — its product is MMKHFRSLSAKIIAAIFALVAFAFVADTLLTHSITQSVYDRTEALTGQMRDIVEEKDHQIQELMSGLLASKENHQELSQSLSTKKLTAESEHKAAFLEGTRNGISLSIASLVSSAMMSGDAEAAVDQMDILLENDQIAAINLWRADGELAFRDNKTIQKVNRFVESDAFELRDEEDSVKISTDRKAVLDQALAKDSNHESLESSLKNDDGEEITITYSYFILKNAEDCQSCHDPKEKVRGVLEVAVANDELLALRAKSEKLIKELDERLHAERETLVKASQAEREKVADQTKQYTAELNAANTSLIETREDASMMSMGSKLFFFLLTIAVLAIALNKLLTKPLHQLTSVMLRLAKNDLTVEATGRDRTDEIGSMSQAIAIFKDNALERQKLERESEQHFEQQRERQMRIDALLNDFRSKIQQSLETVSTRAELMHQSASALNDQSTATSERAHSVNEASGHSAENVQMMAAASTEMTSSIAEIGEQVHRTNDLVSAASIEANETDAKVAGLASAAEKIGEVVSLIRDISEQTNLLALNATIEAARAGEAGHGFAVVAAEVKDLAAQTGKATEDIASRIQAIQSSSDASVGAIRAIATKMTEISEYTTAISAAVQQQNASTNEISHNIQQAAEGTREIVTNISEVAHSTEETRHSALQVENASTTVANVATEMRDVIDDFLDKVAAA
- a CDS encoding universal stress protein, giving the protein MYKNILVPVAFDADHDPSAALAAAKVLADQGGKVTLIHVLDAVPAYVAAQVPKEVRIEARDKIKHDLKEKATIFPDAEIVVIDGHAGTAIVEYADDHDIDLIVVASHRPGLQDYFLGSTAARVVRHANCAVHVTR
- the pxpB gene encoding 5-oxoprolinase subunit PxpB → MAVQFLASGDTGLTVQFGFDVDRALSAQIMALRAAVDDAGLAGVIETVPTYRSLLVHYNPMETSQSKLIAALKPMIAQLDSGKNDKARTFSLPLCWEGDFATDLTHVADFAKMSPEEVISVITQTDYFIYMLGFAPGMPYMGDLPEALNIPRKKVPVKRVEKGSVMVATGLTVIYPSANPTGWHVVGRCPVPVFDLGRADPVLLSPGDRVRFRAVDGAEFADIEGRVADGRFDLEELAG
- the panC gene encoding pantoate--beta-alanine ligase, whose product is MQICRSKAEIRALVRQWRQAGQLVGLVPTMGYLHEGHMSLVRMAADKANRVVVSIFVNPTQFGPNEDLDSYPRDEARDLALLEAEGVDAVLMPDVAEMYSTMGDSLVEVPGLSSILQGALRPGHFRGVTTVVTKLFNIVTPDIAVFGEKDYQQLTVIRQMVRDLDVPVDIIGHPTVREDDGLAMSSRNVRLLPSHRAQAVLLSRSLKRAAEMMADDPTVEELQEAIRKVLAEAPDGVVKSVDIRDARSLDPLKGALKGAAVILLAVQFGSVLLIDQQVVYPD
- the pyrC gene encoding dihydroorotase, with the translated sequence MSQAEFVIRRPDDWHLHLRDGAMLNAVLPHTSANFARAIIMPNLVPPVVTVADATAYRERIMAALPEGHQFEPLMTLYLTEATDPADVEEGVKQGLIKALKLYPAGATTNSDSGVRVIEKIYPVLEKMAEIGVPLCVHGEVTDADIDIYDREAVFIERVLSPIRDRFPDLRIVMEHITTEDGVAFVNEAGDNIAATITTHHLIINRNAYLVGGIKPHYYCLPVAKREKHRLALRAAATSGRAKFFLGTDSAPHPTHAKESACGCAGIYTSINTISCLAHVFEEEGALDKLEAFASLNGPAFYRLPVNEETIRLYKSDAPLELPSTVAVQSETVTVFDPGFPLHWRHEDMR
- the panB gene encoding 3-methyl-2-oxobutanoate hydroxymethyltransferase, which translates into the protein MSAQKQVRRITVPQIAARKGGEPIVSLTSYHAHTAAIVDQYADFILVGDSLGMVMHGMESTVGVSLELMIMHGKAVVRGTEKALVVVDMPFGSYEESPSVAFRNAAHIMKETQCGAVKLEGGKRMAETIRFLTERGIPVMAHIGLTPQSVHTMGGFKTQGRQEAEWEQHFEDARAVSEAGAFALVLEGMVEPLAAEITRRVAIPTIGIGASAVCDGQILVLEDMLGFNPKPPKFVKVYGNLGEQIDQAVKSYAEEVKNRTFPSESQIYR
- a CDS encoding biotin-dependent carboxyltransferase family protein — its product is MTKAVLEIVNPGMMATIQDFGRFGYQAKGVPTSGALDFVNLRLANRLVGNEEGQGALEFRIMGPTIRVLADSVRIALTGTEAVIELMEPVAKRVPSYQSVTLQKGALFKVGVTADTAVAYLAVEGGFDVPDVYASQSTYMSGGFGGFEGRALQVGDLLPLALASVPDRHEQVCDAPLLLDSTDPIRVVPGPQKDYFSKAGLKTFFSESYVISGDSNRMGSRLEGAPVAHEKGADINSDGIVTGAIQVPGNGLPIVLLADHQTTGGYPKIGCVASADLPRLGRMKPGCALTFSAVTVAQAEKARRLLEQQLAQSIAAFKAVPSEQEQFWNHLAECNLIDGVVGS